One Triticum dicoccoides isolate Atlit2015 ecotype Zavitan chromosome 5B, WEW_v2.0, whole genome shotgun sequence genomic window carries:
- the LOC119309724 gene encoding sugar transport protein 7-like, whose product MAGGGMAALGVKKERAAEYKGRMTLAVAMACLVAAVGGSIFGYDIGISGGVTSMDPFLEKFFPVVFRRKNSGHQNNYCKYDNQGLSAFTSSLYLAGLVSSLVASPVTRNYGRRASIVCGGISFLIGAILNVAAVNLGMLILGRIMLGVGIGFGNQGVPLYLSEMAPAHLRGGLNMMFQLATTLGIFTANMVNYGTQNLKPWGWRLSLGLAAAPALLMTVGGLLLPETPNSLIERGRAEEGRRVLERIRGTADVDAEFMDMSEASELANTIKNPFRNILEPRNRPQLVMAVCMPAFQILTGINSILFYAPVLFQTMGFGASASLYSSVITGAVLFLSTLISIATVDRLGRRKLLISGGIQMIVCQVIVAVILGVKFGTDKQLSRSYSIVVVVVICLFVMAFGWSWGPLGWTVPSEIFPLETRSAGQSITVAVNLFFTFVIAQAFLSMLCAFKFGIFLFFAAWITVMTVFVYIFLPETKGVPIEEMVLLWRKHWFWKKVMPDMPLEDGWGEGDAGRADNKGQ is encoded by the exons ATGGCGGGCGGTGGCATGGCCGCGCTGGGCGTGAAGAAGGAGAGGGCGGCGGAGTACAAGGGCCGCATGACGCTGGCCGTCGCCATGgcctgcctcgtcgccgccgtcgggGGCTCCATCTTCGGCTACGACATCGGGATCTCCG GAGGAGTGACCTCCATGGACCCATTCCTGGAGAAGTTCTTCCCGGTGGTGTTCCGGCGGAAGAACTCCGGCCACCAGAACAACTACTGCAAGTACGACAACCAGGGCCTCTCGGCATTCACCTCCTCCCTGTACCTGGCCGGCCTGGTCTCCTccctcgtcgcctcgccggtgacgaGGAACTACGGCCGACGCGCCAGCATTGTCTGCGGCGGCATCAGCTTCCTCATCGGCGCGATCCTCAACGTGGCGGCCGTGAACCTTGGGATGCTGATCCTCGGTCGTATCATGCTCGGCGTTGGCATCGGTTTCGGCAATCAG GGTGTGCCGCTGTACCTGTCGGAGATGGCGCCGGCGCACCTCCGCGGCGGGCTGAACATGATGTTCCAGCTCGCGACGACGCTCGGCATCTTCACGGCCAACATGGTCAACTACGGCACGCAGAACCTCAAGCCGTGGGGGTGGCGCCTCTCGCTCGgcctcgcggcggcgccggcgctGCTGATGACCGTGGGCGGGCTGCTCCTGCCGGAGACGCCCAACAGCCTTATCGAGCGCGGGCGCGCCGAGGAGGGCCGGCGCGTCCTGGAGCGCATCCGCGGCACCGCGGACGTCGACGCCGAGTTCATGGACATGTCGGAGGCTAGCGAGCTAGCCAACACCATCAAGAACCCGTTCCGGAACATCCTCGAGCCGCGCAATCGGCCGCAGCtggtgatggccgtgtgcatgccgGCGTTCCAGATCCTGACGGGCATCAACTCCATCCTGTTCTACGCGCCGGTGCTGTTCCAGACCATGGGCTTCGGCGCCAGCGCGTCGCTCTACTCCTCCGTGATCACCGGCGCTGTGCTCTTCTTGTCTACCCTCATCTCCATCGCCACCGTCGACCGCCTCGGCCGGAGGAAGCTCCTCATCAGCGGCGGCATTCAGATGATCGTTTGCCAGGTGATCGTGGCGGTGATACTCGGGGTGAAGTTCGGGACGGACAAGCAGCTGTCGCGGAGCTACTCgatcgtggtggtggtggtgatctgCCTCTTCGTGATGGCGTTCGGGTGGTCGTGGGGGCCGCTGGGGTGGACGGTGCCGAGCGAGATCTTCCCGCTGGAGACGCGGTCGGCGGGGCAGAGCATCACGGTGGCCGTCAACCTCTTCTTCACCTTCGTCATCGCGCAGGCGTTCCTGTCCATGCTCTGCGCCTTCAAGTTCGgcatcttcctcttcttcgccgCCTGGATCACGGTCATGACCGTGTTCGTCTACATCTTCCTGCCGGAGACCAAGGGCGTGCCCATCGAGGAGATGGTGCTGCTGTGGAGGAAGCACTGGTTCTGGAAGAAGGTGATGCCGGACATGCCGCTCGAGGACGGCTGGGGAGAAGGGGACGCTGGGCGTGCTGACAATAAGGGTCAGTGA